AGCGGTTCGACTGGGACAAAGTTGCCGAATTTCGTATTGAAATCAAAAAGGGTGAAAATAAAAAATTCCGTATCTGGGTCGATGATATCTTTGTTCTGCGGGATGTTGTTGAATCCTCTCCGGCACCGCTCGATCAGGAGTACTGGGATGAACGCGAAGAAACGATCACTCCCCCGCCAGCCGCAGAAAAACCCAACGTAACGCCTGTGCATACCATTTTCATCGATGCACTTCCTGCGGGCGCATTTGCCTATGTCTATGGCGGCAAAACCGCCCATAACGTCCATCCCACAACATCGGATGAAAACAAGGGCGTGTTAGTCATGTATCAGGACAATGAAGACTATTCGGGGGTAACATACGCTCTGGGCAAAGGCAAGAATATCAATTTAACCAAAGAACGGACCACTCATGCCGGCCTGGCTTTCTTTGCAAAAGCCTCTCCTAAGGTCACCAAAGCTTATGTGGGTATTTTAGATGATGAATCGGACGGCAAAAAGGTGCAGACAAAAGTCGCCCTCTCCGATTTCGGAACACTCGACACAACCTGGAAATATTTCATGATTCCGATCAAGCAGTTTATGGCTCAGGGATCGTACTGGGATGCCACGAATCAGGCGGAAATCGGTGCTGATGTCGACTGGAGCGCAATCAATGAATTTCGTTTTTCGATCAACCGCTACGAAAACCGTGTCGATGACGGCGAACCCGCGGTTATATATATCGATGACATGCAGATTATCGAAGATATCCCCGGGTATGTCGATCCTGATGAATACTGGGCAGCCTTTGAATCCGATGAGCCCGATGTTCTTCTCCACGACTTTGAAAGCGAAGAAGGCCGGAAATGGGAAAGCGCATCAGGGCCGAAATCTGAGATCTCCTGCTCCTTTATCGAGCCGGAAAACAAAGAAAAATACGGCAGCAAGGCTATGGAAATCTCTTTTAAACTCGGGGACTATTGCGATGCCTATTACGATTATCTCACCGGAGATTCTTCTTCGGTAAAAAACGACTGGTCACAGCACTGGGGACTTCGGTTCTCTTTCTATGCCACCAAACCCTATCAGTCGATTACTGTCCAGATACAGGATGGCGGCAATGAAGTATTCGTATCGAATGTAGGCGGTCGAAGCGGGTGGAGTGAAGTGCTCGTGCCGTTCAAGGATTTCAATAAATTTCCCTACTATCAGCCCGAAGATGCCGAGCAGAATGGACGGCTCGATCTTATTGGGATGCACCGTCTCGATTTCAAACCCTCTGGCGAAGGAACGGTCGGCTCTTTTGGGATCGATAATGTCAAACTGACCAATACCCGTGAAATCCAACAGCCCAAAGCCCCTGAAAAAATCGCCCTGACGATCAGCGGCGATTTCGATTCAACCGTTACCGGGAATATCAATCCAGGTCTCTTTGGTATCAATGCAGCGCTGTGGGACGGCGATCTGCTCAAGCCGGCTACGGCAAAACATGTCAAAGCTGTGGATCATAATGTCGTCCGCTATCCCGGCGGATTGCGTGCTGATGAAGACCACTGGCAGGAAGTGCTCCAGCGGAAAGACTGGATGGTCGATACCGATGAATTCATGGAATTTTGTGCAACAACCGACAATGAGGCCATGATTACGGTCAATTTCGGACGGGGTACCCCCGAAGAAGCTGCGGCATGGGTGAAGCATATCAATGTCGACAGCAAAGATAAGGTAAAGCTCTGGGAAATCGGCAATGAACTCTACGGAGACTGGCATGCAAATCACTGCACTGCCGAAGAATACGGCAAACGGGCTGCAGAGTTTATCAAAGCCATGAAAGCAGTGGATCCTTCAATACTGGTCGGTGTAGTCTGGGTACTTGAAGGCGAATGGAATAAAGTAGTATTCGAGTACACAAAAGATCTTGCCGATGCCGTTATCGTTCATCATTACCCGCAGCATGCCGGTGAAGAAAACGATTTTGCGCTGCTGGTTGCGCCGCAGAGCCTCGATGACATAATTCCTTCGGTGAGACGGCAGGTTAATGAATATGGCAATGCTGAAAAAGAGTATGAAATATGGTTGACCGAGTGGAATTCGGTCGATTTCAAACCCGGACCGCAAACTTTGACAATTGTCAACGCACTCTTTGTGGCCGATTACCTTGGCGTGCTGGCAAAACATAATATCGAGCAGGCCTCATACTGGGATATCCACAATGACATCACTCCAGAGGGCGGCGATTATGGCTACCTTTCCCGTACCGGCGCACCCGACGGCGACAATGTCCCGCGGCCATCGTACTGGGCATTCAAACTGGCAAGTAATGCACTCAGGGGCAAACTTGTATCATGCACAAGCGACAATGATAATGTCACCTGCTACCTGACCGAACACGATGGCGGCACAACAGTCATGATTGTAAATAAAATGCCCGAAACCACGGCAGAGATATCATTGAATATCCCCGGATTTACCGGAGCGGGTTCGATGAACCAACTGACAAAAGAAAAGGTCGACAAAGGCATTGTGCAGCAGAGTATCGAAATAGCAAAGAACCAGACGCTGCGTCTTCCGCCCTATTCGCTGACATCAATAACGCTGAAATAATCACCAGGGGTCGCTAGTGGTGAAACGACGCGACGATGGGGCGACGCGGAGACGCGACGAGTGAAGAGGAAAGAACGAAGTTACGAGCGCACGATGGAAAATAGAAATCCTGAAATCGATTAACCCTGTCCCGGAGGGACAACATATCAGTAGCCGGGGATACAATCCCTGGCGTTGGGAAAAACAGAAATACATCTTTCGTCCCGTAGGGACGGTTCCTGAGCATGTCGAAGAACGGCCAGGATGAACATGCAAAAGAAGAATTAAATCCCGTGTGGCATGCACGCTTCAGTGCATGCCCTTTCACTAAAAGGAGCATATACCTTGCGTTTCGGTCATTTCGACAATGAAAATCGTGAATATGTAATCACTTCACCTAAAACACCGTTCCCCTGGATCAATTATCTGGGAAGTGAGCAATTTTTCGGGCTTATCTCCAATACGGCAGGTGGTTATTGTTTCTATCGCGATGCCCGGTTGAGGAGAATTACCCGCTACCGCTATAACAATGTTCCCCTCGATTGTGGTGGACGGTATTATTATATCAACGATGGCGGCGATGTGTGGAATCCCGGATGGATGCCGGTGAAAGCAGATCTCGACAACTACGAATGCCGCCACGGCATGGGCTACACGAAAATTGCCGGAGAACGCAAAGGACTTCAGGCGGAAACTCTCTTTTTCGTACCACCGGGAATCGATGCGGAAATTCACCGTATAACTCTTCGGAATACAACCAAAAGCCCCCGAAACATAAAGCTGTTTTCCTTTGTGGAATTCTGTTTGTGGGATGCTCTTGCCGACATGACCAATTTCCAGCGGAATTTATCGTGCGGTGAAGTCATGATTGACGGCTCGACAATTTACCATACCACCGAATACCGGGAGCGGCGAAACCATTTTGCCTATTTTTCTGTCAATACTCCTGTTGCGGGATATGACACCGACCGGGAATCCTTTTTAGGCCCCTCTAACGGGTTCCATGAACCGGAAGCGGTTTTTTCTGCAAAGTCCCGAAACTCGGTCGCCGACGGCTGGGCGCCGGTGGGATCGCACTGTATTCCGGTAACGCTCAAACCGGGAGAAGAACGGAGCCTGATCTTTATCCTCGGCTATACCGAAAATCCCCTTGAAGAAAAATGGGAAGCACCCGGAAAAGTGAATACAAAACCGGCGCGGGCGATTATCAAGCGCTTCTCAAACGACAGAGCGGTTATGGATTCGTTTAACAATTTACGGGAATACTGGGATGACCTTCTATGCCGGTTTACCGCTGCGACTCATCTCGAACCACTGAATGCCATGGCCAACATATGGAATCCCTATCAATGTATGGCAACGTACAATATGTCTCGAAGTGCCTCCTATTTTGAATCCGGAATCGGACGGGGCATGGGATTCAGGGATTCGAGCCAGGATATATTAGGTTATGTCCACATGCTTCCGGACAAAGCACGACAGCGGATACTGGATATTGCCGCCACACAATTCGAAGACGGCGGTGCGTATCATCAGTACCAGCCCCTTACCAAACAGGGCAACCACGAACTTGGGGGTAATTTCAACGATGATCCCCTGTGGCTGATTCTTGCCGTGTCGGCCTATCTGAAAGAGACCGGGGATTGGAGCATTCTCGATGAAGAAGTCCCTTTTGACAACGATTTGTCACGAAGTGCTTCGTTGTTTGAGCATCTCAAACGGTCGTTTAACCATGTTGTCAACAACCTCGGCCCCCACGGCCTCCCTCTTATCGGCAGGGCCGACTGGAACGATTGCCTTAACCTGAACTGCTTTTCAACTAATCCCGATGAATCTTTCCAGACCTGTGAAAATAAAAACGGACGGACCGCCGAATCGGTGTTTATCGGCGGCATGTTTGTGTTTATCGGACGGGAATATATGGAAATCTGCCGGCGACAGGGTCATCAGGAAGATGCTCATGATGCTCAATCACATATCAATGCCATGATCGAGGCTGTCAAGGAGCACGGGTGGGATGGTGAATGGTTTCTGCGTGCATATGATGACAGCGGAACAGCGATCGGAAGCAGGAAAAACAGGGAAGGCAAAATTTTTATCGAGTCCCAGGGCTTCTGCTCCATGGCGGGTATCGGTAATGATAAAGAGATGCCCCGCAAGGCGCTCGATTCTGTCAAAAAACATCTCGATACCGACCATGGAATAGTCCTTCATAATCCCCCCTATCGCTCATATCATTTGAACCTCGGCGAAATATCCACCTATCCGCCCGGATACAAGGAAAACGCCGGAATTTTCTGTCACAACAACCCCTGGATCATTATTGCCGAAACAACGCTCGGACGAGGTGACCGTGCAGTGGAATATTATCAAAAAATCACCCCGTCTTTTCACGAAGAAACCAGCGATCATTACCGGATGGAACCTTATGTCTATTCCCAGATGATCGCGGGCAAGGATGCCGGGCGGCATGGTGAAGCCAAAAATTCGTGGCTCACCGGCACCGCAGCCTGGACCTTTGCTACAATCAGTCAATGGATCCTGGGGATCCGTCCTGCCTACGATGGCTTACTTGTCGATCCGTGTATACCTGCCGGCTGGGACAATTTTTCGGTAACCCGGAAGTTCAGGGATGCCTGGTACGAGATCCGGATTACAAATCCAGAGCACGTTTCAAAAGGGGTGAAACGAATTACTGTCGACGGCAAACCGATAGAGCGGAACCTGCTCCCCTGCTATGAGCCCGGAACCCGGCATCGGGTGGATGTTGAGATGGGATGAAAAATATAGAGATAAATTAAGCTGCACTCTTAAGTTCATCTGGATGCAAGCATAAATATTCTCTTACTTCAAGCTGCATTCGATCTATTTCAGCTATAAAGCCTGAGGCAGAAGCGTGATAATTCTCAGGATTCTTTTCAGCATGCCGAAGATGTGCTACTTGCTTCTGGAAATGCTCAATACGTGCAAGAGTTGCTTGCAATTCCTTATCATTTTTAATCATGGTTATTCTCCTGTAACTTCGATGATACCTCTGAAATCTCCATCTCTTTTTATTTGCCAATAGCCAATAGTTTTTTCCACTCCTTCGAAGGCCGCACATTTTCTGATCCAAAAAACGCTGCAGCCAAAATGAGATTGAGCTAAATTATGATCAAAAAGCAATTTTTCTTCTTCTGTCACTTTGCTGTAAGCAAATTCATCATCCATTAAAAGAAAAACATCAATATCATTTGGATACATTTTACTGGTCACAAACGAACCAAAAATAATAAATCTTAAGAGATGATCTGTTTCAGCAGCAATTTTATAGATTCTCTTCAAACGAATTGCTAATGCTTTTCTTCCAGAAGGAAAATGCCCAAATCTATCTACGATTTCTTTTATTGTTGCGCAATAAATCCCCTGTGGTAAATCGCCGTTTTCATTAAATTCCGGTAATACCATTATCCACTCTTAATAGAAATATAGATTATTGCCGACATTGTTCGGTCACAAGGGTATTCCTTCGGAAATTACGTTCTGATATCAAATAAAGTCGAAACACGTTGCTTTATTTCATTGAAAGCAGCCTTTTCATTTTCATTAAGATATTTAGTATCCTTAAGCATTTTGGTATCGAACTTCCTGCAATTTAAATATCACTTTTATAAAAGTGTTTGTCGTAATGCATCGATTACTATTCTCATAAAATAATACGATTACATCGATATATTTGCAATTTTTTCACTTCATTATATTTCCATTATAGAAATATTCTGGAATGGAAATGGGTTCTGAAGCGGCGAGTGGCATGGGAAACGGACAAATGAATTTTAATCCATGTGCAAAACCCGAAAAGCCACCTCTATTCCCTGCCCTTTTATTTGAACAAGAGCAAGTGAAGAATTCCCCATCGATTGCATAGAAGGCCTCAGCACAAATCCCTCGGCTCCGATTTGCAGCTTTTGGGTCCAAAGAAGACGGCCTGCAAGGTCCATGATTTTGATTTCATATCTGCCTTCAGTGGGCACCGAGATGCGCCGTCCGTTCAAGCGTATCCGATTTTTCGCCTCACGACAGGCGTCTCCTTTTTTAATTGCTTTAAGCGGACCGCTCGAACTCTTTTCACCGATACCGTACAGATAGCCATACAACGCCATCTTCCCCCGCATGGTCTGCTGGGGGGTGAATTCCACATGGGCCCACACATACCGGGTATTGAAATAGCCTTCACCAATCGGCCAGGTAGTTTTAAAACCCAACGGATAGCTTTTGTCGTGGAGCCGTGAAGGACACCCCATGGTCATGGCGCAACTCCAGTCATCGAGATTCATATAGGGCGTGTGTCCAGGGTGAAGCCCGGGAGAGCCGTCGTTGCGTCCCGATGTATATGC
This genomic stretch from Chitinivibrionales bacterium harbors:
- a CDS encoding carbohydrate-binding protein, yielding MNSKVLKFSNYLTARIMPILLTAILIPGCFQKIQIKPLPGYGVQESASTKTSGTQKLVYRFFDEAYVSGGYAYWYPDQSKVFIPEESGKNGEVSLQFDLIADEYSGGSVCLYNLLYDMSPYYADGALQFWVKGAQGGELAWVALVDDENSDGKKTVVRVPLNEYGSITDEWTRVTIPLVKFGGRGVFWDPKKSIEIPERFDWDKVAEFRIEIKKGENKKFRIWVDDIFVLRDVVESSPAPLDQEYWDEREETITPPPAAEKPNVTPVHTIFIDALPAGAFAYVYGGKTAHNVHPTTSDENKGVLVMYQDNEDYSGVTYALGKGKNINLTKERTTHAGLAFFAKASPKVTKAYVGILDDESDGKKVQTKVALSDFGTLDTTWKYFMIPIKQFMAQGSYWDATNQAEIGADVDWSAINEFRFSINRYENRVDDGEPAVIYIDDMQIIEDIPGYVDPDEYWAAFESDEPDVLLHDFESEEGRKWESASGPKSEISCSFIEPENKEKYGSKAMEISFKLGDYCDAYYDYLTGDSSSVKNDWSQHWGLRFSFYATKPYQSITVQIQDGGNEVFVSNVGGRSGWSEVLVPFKDFNKFPYYQPEDAEQNGRLDLIGMHRLDFKPSGEGTVGSFGIDNVKLTNTREIQQPKAPEKIALTISGDFDSTVTGNINPGLFGINAALWDGDLLKPATAKHVKAVDHNVVRYPGGLRADEDHWQEVLQRKDWMVDTDEFMEFCATTDNEAMITVNFGRGTPEEAAAWVKHINVDSKDKVKLWEIGNELYGDWHANHCTAEEYGKRAAEFIKAMKAVDPSILVGVVWVLEGEWNKVVFEYTKDLADAVIVHHYPQHAGEENDFALLVAPQSLDDIIPSVRRQVNEYGNAEKEYEIWLTEWNSVDFKPGPQTLTIVNALFVADYLGVLAKHNIEQASYWDIHNDITPEGGDYGYLSRTGAPDGDNVPRPSYWAFKLASNALRGKLVSCTSDNDNVTCYLTEHDGGTTVMIVNKMPETTAEISLNIPGFTGAGSMNQLTKEKVDKGIVQQSIEIAKNQTLRLPPYSLTSITLK
- a CDS encoding glycosyl transferase, with translation MRFGHFDNENREYVITSPKTPFPWINYLGSEQFFGLISNTAGGYCFYRDARLRRITRYRYNNVPLDCGGRYYYINDGGDVWNPGWMPVKADLDNYECRHGMGYTKIAGERKGLQAETLFFVPPGIDAEIHRITLRNTTKSPRNIKLFSFVEFCLWDALADMTNFQRNLSCGEVMIDGSTIYHTTEYRERRNHFAYFSVNTPVAGYDTDRESFLGPSNGFHEPEAVFSAKSRNSVADGWAPVGSHCIPVTLKPGEERSLIFILGYTENPLEEKWEAPGKVNTKPARAIIKRFSNDRAVMDSFNNLREYWDDLLCRFTAATHLEPLNAMANIWNPYQCMATYNMSRSASYFESGIGRGMGFRDSSQDILGYVHMLPDKARQRILDIAATQFEDGGAYHQYQPLTKQGNHELGGNFNDDPLWLILAVSAYLKETGDWSILDEEVPFDNDLSRSASLFEHLKRSFNHVVNNLGPHGLPLIGRADWNDCLNLNCFSTNPDESFQTCENKNGRTAESVFIGGMFVFIGREYMEICRRQGHQEDAHDAQSHINAMIEAVKEHGWDGEWFLRAYDDSGTAIGSRKNREGKIFIESQGFCSMAGIGNDKEMPRKALDSVKKHLDTDHGIVLHNPPYRSYHLNLGEISTYPPGYKENAGIFCHNNPWIIIAETTLGRGDRAVEYYQKITPSFHEETSDHYRMEPYVYSQMIAGKDAGRHGEAKNSWLTGTAAWTFATISQWILGIRPAYDGLLVDPCIPAGWDNFSVTRKFRDAWYEIRITNPEHVSKGVKRITVDGKPIERNLLPCYEPGTRHRVDVEMG